Proteins encoded within one genomic window of Actinoplanes octamycinicus:
- a CDS encoding PP2C family protein-serine/threonine phosphatase, with translation MRLDRGEEPGGGGRQAVWAGRTGRADVQCLGVWTEKRPGLGEDAEPTLLLRQSGNAGVVGVYDGLGGAGARLLGHTVDGRPVSHAFAASRLAHLTVQEWFAGGHTGGQPLEDRLREVFDAARPPSARKLRGTITKQLPTTLALIDFWRPDPAEPLRALARWAGDSRCYLLTPDRGLQQISRDDSIVDDPLETLMADQPLTNQVAAGLPFRLRQQLVYPLPEPCVLLCATDGFFGYVPSPAMFEFELLDNLGRATSLAEWGRRLADWRCRTAGDDATLALVAIGFGSFRGLWSGFQHRYSHLEREHAQPLRELQHAPLDDGERQRRLEEFRLLSWKTYCGMYLERMAGRAL, from the coding sequence TTGCGTCTCGATCGTGGTGAGGAGCCGGGCGGCGGCGGCCGGCAGGCGGTCTGGGCCGGCCGGACCGGCCGGGCCGACGTGCAGTGCCTGGGCGTCTGGACCGAGAAGCGTCCCGGCCTGGGTGAGGATGCCGAGCCGACGCTGCTGCTGCGGCAGAGTGGCAACGCCGGCGTGGTCGGCGTCTACGACGGGCTGGGCGGCGCCGGCGCCCGGCTGCTCGGGCACACCGTGGACGGACGGCCGGTCAGCCACGCGTTCGCCGCGTCCCGGCTGGCCCACCTCACCGTGCAGGAGTGGTTCGCCGGCGGGCACACCGGTGGGCAGCCGCTGGAGGACCGGCTGCGCGAGGTCTTCGACGCGGCCCGTCCGCCCAGCGCCAGGAAACTGCGCGGCACCATCACCAAGCAGCTGCCGACCACGCTCGCGCTGATCGACTTCTGGCGGCCGGACCCGGCCGAGCCGCTGCGGGCGCTGGCCCGGTGGGCCGGCGATTCGCGGTGCTACCTGCTCACCCCGGACCGCGGGCTGCAGCAGATCAGCCGGGACGACTCGATCGTGGACGATCCGCTGGAAACCTTGATGGCCGATCAGCCGCTGACCAACCAGGTGGCCGCCGGTCTCCCGTTCCGGCTCCGGCAGCAGCTGGTGTATCCGCTGCCCGAGCCGTGCGTGCTGCTCTGCGCCACGGACGGCTTCTTCGGGTACGTGCCGAGCCCGGCGATGTTCGAGTTCGAGCTGCTGGACAACCTCGGCCGGGCCACCAGCCTGGCGGAGTGGGGCCGGCGGCTGGCGGACTGGCGGTGCCGGACGGCGGGCGACGACGCCACCCTCGCGCTCGTCGCGATCGGGTTCGGCAGTTTTCGCGGCTTGTGGTCGGGCTTCCAGCATCGTTACAGCCACCTCGAGCGCGAGCACGCGCAGCCGCTGCGGGAGCTTCAGCACGCCCCGCTGGACGACGGCGAGCGTCAGCGCCGGCTCGAGGAGTTCCGGCTCCTGTCCTGGAAGACCTACTGCGGAATGTACCTGGAGCGGATGGCCGGGAGGGCCTTGTGA
- a CDS encoding vWA domain-containing protein: MDANSTSLKYAVDIVFCIDVTGSMYPVLDQVKEGALTFHKRLEESMSHKDKAISKLRLRVVAYRDFRDNASDALEQSPFFTIPEQVGEFESFVRGLRAGGGGDEPESGLEALAVALNSDWERGQDRRRHIVALFTDASAHPLGVGSSAGTYPQVAPASIDDLMEVWGYGGSQSAVMENAAKRLLLFAPDTTPWNEIAADWNNTIYVPSRAGEGLNEFEFTEIIDAIGNSI, from the coding sequence ATGGACGCGAACAGCACAAGCCTCAAGTACGCGGTGGACATCGTGTTCTGCATCGACGTCACCGGCAGCATGTACCCGGTTCTCGACCAGGTGAAGGAGGGCGCGCTCACCTTCCACAAGCGCCTCGAGGAGTCGATGTCGCACAAGGACAAGGCGATCAGCAAGCTGCGGCTGCGGGTGGTGGCCTACCGGGACTTCCGGGACAACGCCTCGGACGCGCTGGAGCAGTCGCCGTTCTTCACCATCCCGGAGCAGGTCGGCGAGTTCGAGTCGTTCGTCCGCGGGCTGCGCGCCGGCGGTGGCGGCGACGAGCCGGAGTCCGGCCTGGAGGCGCTCGCCGTCGCGCTGAACTCGGACTGGGAGCGCGGGCAGGACCGGCGCCGGCACATCGTCGCGCTGTTCACCGACGCCTCCGCGCACCCGCTCGGCGTGGGCAGCTCGGCCGGAACCTATCCGCAGGTCGCCCCGGCCAGCATCGACGACCTGATGGAGGTCTGGGGGTACGGCGGCAGCCAGTCCGCGGTGATGGAGAACGCGGCCAAGCGGCTGCTGCTGTTCGCGCCGGACACCACCCCGTGGAACGAGATCGCCGCGGACTGGAACAACACCATCTACGTGCCGTCGCGGGCCGGTGAGGGACTCAACGAGTTCGAGTTCACCGAGATCATCGACGCCATCGGCAACAGCATCTGA
- a CDS encoding protein kinase domain-containing protein, producing MKLGENIGGFTVVAEPTNSGGGRCVWSFAERGGRDYFIKQFLDPKWPTDESMGSPASKARRRAVCLEFEKRHKEVNRRISGKVAGGGNLVTATAFFREGTTYYKVTDRVAAEAAKDLTELSDRQTLVVLRTLFQSMKLLHRAGIVHGDLKPANVLLQRSSGADLFTAKMIDFDDSYLSGDPPPPDQIVGDQLYGAPEWLRYVKEDPEIAAEHLTLASDIFALGLMTHVYLVGEMPGYDRGRFGAPSQAVWAGEPLVLSGQLHPKTRDLIARMVSADHAARPSIEEIITVFQDEKVVKIGGHTVPPIPAPAPAPVGGGAGSGAGPAGGRVKINMKSEPKPAVPAPARPADAPPSRVRINFDTKK from the coding sequence GTGAAGCTGGGCGAGAACATCGGCGGCTTCACCGTCGTGGCGGAGCCGACCAACAGCGGCGGTGGCCGCTGTGTGTGGTCGTTCGCCGAGCGCGGTGGCCGCGACTACTTCATCAAGCAGTTCCTCGACCCGAAGTGGCCGACCGACGAGTCGATGGGCAGCCCGGCCAGCAAGGCCCGCCGGCGCGCGGTCTGCCTGGAGTTCGAGAAACGGCACAAGGAGGTCAACCGCCGGATCAGCGGCAAGGTGGCCGGCGGCGGCAACCTGGTCACCGCGACCGCGTTCTTCCGCGAGGGCACCACGTACTACAAGGTGACCGACCGGGTGGCGGCCGAGGCGGCCAAGGATCTCACCGAGCTCAGCGACCGGCAGACCCTGGTGGTGCTGCGCACCCTGTTCCAGAGCATGAAGCTGCTGCACCGGGCCGGGATCGTGCACGGCGACCTGAAGCCGGCCAACGTGCTGCTGCAGCGGTCCAGCGGCGCCGATCTGTTCACCGCCAAGATGATCGACTTCGACGACTCGTACCTGTCCGGTGACCCGCCGCCGCCCGACCAGATCGTCGGCGACCAGCTCTACGGGGCGCCCGAGTGGCTGCGGTACGTCAAGGAGGACCCGGAGATCGCCGCCGAGCACCTGACGCTGGCCTCGGACATCTTCGCGCTCGGCCTGATGACCCACGTCTACCTAGTCGGCGAGATGCCCGGTTACGACCGCGGCCGGTTCGGCGCGCCGTCCCAGGCGGTCTGGGCGGGTGAGCCGCTGGTGCTCTCCGGCCAGCTGCACCCGAAGACCCGGGACCTGATCGCCCGGATGGTCTCCGCCGACCATGCCGCCCGGCCGTCGATCGAGGAGATCATCACGGTCTTCCAGGACGAGAAGGTGGTCAAGATCGGCGGGCACACCGTGCCGCCGATCCCGGCGCCGGCCCCCGCGCCGGTCGGCGGGGGAGCCGGATCCGGAGCCGGTCCGGCGGGTGGCCGCGTCAAGATCAACATGAAGTCCGAGCCGAAGCCCGCCGTTCCGGCGCCGGCCCGGCCCGCGGACGCGCCGCCGTCCCGGGTGCGCATCAACTTCGACACCAAGAAATAG
- a CDS encoding CHAT domain-containing protein has translation MPLLRHYRPASIAAHRRLRRRNARDRLREPHRAAAGADLDATVAEARERGDKLALARVLVHRSSFLDRPDDLVEATDLLRAAAGELPADDLVRLFGVAFDLVTLMQAKYARSDDLAGYTAALDTLQTAVARLPGDTEAHAMTAHASAEYLLAQLSTADEPAAEALIRDALWQLDHVLYLAGPALLRELGNVHGTRAELAFHAGQLTAREAVDLCRAGLRVAGWRPARRAPVQVSQASVLLAAATRQFEVRWAVRLFRRAARHGGPKTRLDALTGLARAITAADLSGARPRPAHRIAAAWERAWRANRAGTSDRLLQVSDEWVTWAESTGEVRFGAPAHRAMMAAVPLATGPQYQSRTRDRLLARVRDRAAEAGWWLLRAGDPAGAVVALELGRAVALREITGRDDPAVESALRAAGHDDLAGRYRAAARQLARAERGWAHGDEFTSGLHRAAAAFDAVRREVDGLGLTDAGDLARIRPAAAEGPLVYLAAARAGGYALIVRDDDGEPVPVDLPELTADAVRHQAGLLEDDDDPRRVERLARWLWRHGMRELDGHLGDGELVTIVAVGLLGLLPVHAAAIEDPLTAYGWRALTDRNDFRYAPSARVLRIAQARAAGLASARPAVLAVAAATSELVNVGPEVDVVARLWRDRAAAVTVLPRATGDAVLDQLPRHSVWHFACHGQAAPDRILDSRLLLADGPVTLRDLLRLPPGRGRLAVLSSCESHRIGHELPDEMIGLPGGLLQLGLAGVVAAHWGVNDRVTALLMARFHDLLAAGAASPARALAEAQRWLRGTARPELRAAYPELAAGHLPRLGSPYFWAAFTLTGA, from the coding sequence ATGCCGTTGCTGCGGCACTACCGGCCGGCGAGCATCGCCGCGCACCGCCGTCTCCGGCGCCGCAACGCCCGCGACCGGCTCCGCGAGCCGCACCGCGCGGCCGCCGGCGCCGACCTGGACGCGACCGTCGCCGAGGCCCGCGAGCGGGGCGACAAGCTCGCCCTGGCCCGGGTGCTGGTCCACCGGTCCAGCTTCCTGGACCGGCCGGACGACCTGGTCGAGGCCACCGACCTGCTCCGGGCGGCGGCCGGCGAGCTGCCCGCGGACGACCTGGTGCGCCTGTTCGGTGTCGCGTTCGACCTGGTCACCCTGATGCAGGCGAAGTACGCCCGGAGCGACGACCTGGCCGGCTACACCGCGGCCCTGGACACCCTGCAGACGGCGGTCGCCCGGCTGCCCGGGGACACCGAGGCGCACGCCATGACCGCCCACGCCAGCGCCGAGTACCTGCTGGCCCAGCTCTCGACGGCGGACGAGCCGGCCGCGGAGGCGCTGATCCGGGACGCGCTCTGGCAACTGGACCACGTGCTGTACCTGGCCGGCCCGGCCCTGCTGCGCGAGCTGGGCAACGTCCACGGGACCCGGGCCGAGCTGGCCTTCCACGCCGGGCAGCTGACCGCGCGGGAGGCGGTGGACCTGTGCCGCGCCGGACTGCGGGTGGCCGGGTGGCGCCCGGCCCGCCGGGCGCCGGTCCAGGTCTCCCAGGCGTCGGTGCTGCTGGCCGCCGCCACCCGGCAGTTCGAGGTGCGCTGGGCGGTCCGGCTGTTCCGCAGGGCGGCCCGGCACGGCGGGCCGAAGACCCGGCTCGACGCGCTCACCGGCCTGGCCCGGGCGATCACCGCGGCCGACCTGTCCGGCGCCCGGCCCCGGCCCGCGCACCGGATCGCGGCCGCCTGGGAGCGCGCCTGGCGGGCCAACCGGGCCGGCACCTCGGACCGGCTCCTGCAGGTCAGCGACGAGTGGGTGACCTGGGCCGAGTCGACCGGCGAGGTCCGGTTCGGCGCGCCGGCCCACCGGGCGATGATGGCCGCCGTCCCGCTGGCCACCGGCCCGCAGTACCAGAGCCGGACCCGGGACCGGCTGCTCGCCCGGGTCCGGGACCGCGCCGCCGAGGCCGGCTGGTGGCTGTTGCGGGCCGGTGACCCGGCCGGCGCGGTGGTCGCCCTGGAACTCGGCCGGGCGGTCGCGCTCCGCGAGATCACCGGCCGGGACGACCCGGCGGTGGAGTCGGCGCTGCGCGCCGCCGGCCACGACGATCTCGCCGGCCGGTACCGTGCGGCGGCCCGGCAACTGGCCCGGGCCGAACGCGGCTGGGCGCACGGCGACGAGTTCACCTCGGGGCTGCACCGCGCCGCCGCGGCCTTCGACGCGGTCCGCCGCGAGGTCGACGGGCTCGGCCTGACCGATGCCGGCGACCTGGCCCGGATCCGGCCGGCCGCCGCCGAGGGACCGCTGGTCTACCTGGCCGCCGCACGGGCCGGCGGGTACGCGCTGATCGTCCGCGACGACGACGGCGAGCCGGTGCCGGTCGACCTGCCCGAGCTGACCGCGGACGCGGTCCGGCACCAGGCCGGCCTGCTGGAGGACGACGACGACCCGCGCCGCGTCGAACGGCTCGCCCGGTGGCTCTGGCGGCACGGGATGCGGGAGCTCGACGGCCACCTGGGCGACGGTGAGCTGGTGACGATCGTGGCGGTCGGGCTGCTCGGCCTGCTGCCGGTGCACGCCGCGGCGATCGAGGACCCGCTGACCGCGTACGGATGGCGGGCTCTGACCGATCGCAACGACTTCCGTTACGCGCCCAGCGCCCGCGTCCTGCGGATCGCCCAGGCGCGGGCCGCCGGGCTCGCCTCGGCGCGCCCGGCCGTGCTCGCGGTCGCCGCCGCCACGAGTGAGCTGGTCAACGTCGGCCCGGAGGTGGACGTGGTGGCCCGGCTGTGGCGGGATCGCGCCGCCGCGGTGACCGTGCTGCCGCGGGCCACCGGCGACGCGGTGCTGGACCAGCTGCCCCGGCACTCGGTGTGGCACTTCGCCTGTCACGGGCAGGCGGCGCCGGACCGGATCCTGGACAGCCGGCTGCTGCTCGCCGACGGCCCGGTGACCCTGCGTGACCTGCTGCGCCTGCCGCCCGGCCGGGGCCGGCTGGCGGTGCTGTCGTCGTGCGAGAGCCACCGGATCGGCCACGAGCTGCCGGACGAGATGATCGGCCTGCCCGGTGGCCTGCTCCAGCTCGGCCTGGCCGGGGTGGTGGCCGCGCACTGGGGGGTCAACGACCGGGTGACGGCGCTGCTGATGGCCCGGTTCCACGATCTGCTCGCGGCCGGGGCGGCCAGTCCGGCCCGGGCGCTCGCCGAGGCGCAGCGCTGGCTGCGCGGGACGGCCCGGCCCGAGCTGCGGGCGGCCTATCCGGAGCTGGCGGCCGGCCATCTGCCCCGGCTCGGCAGCCCGTACTTCTGGGCGGCGTTCACGCTGACCGGGGCGTGA